AGCCATTAATCATGAAGagtttttaatctcttctgtTGAAGAAGAATCAGACTGAATACAAAGTTCCACTGTATCTTTTCTTTATTAGCATGATATCAAACAAGTGAAATGAAACTCCTCAGATATTTTGTCAGAATATGGTTACTGTTGTCAAAGTTATCAGAgctataaaaattattattttttctttagtagaCAAGGCAGGTGAAACCAGTGCAAGGGAagttattttggaagaaaagtcGAACACtttttttaatgactgaatATGCTGGACTGCAAAGATCTGACCTAACTATAGAAGAGCTGCTGTTAAGGACCAAGTCCCTGATGTTGTAACTGGGAGCGTGCAGTCTGGGAGCTGTACTGTGCCGCTTGAGGAAGAGGTTCAGCAGGAAAACCCCTCCATTATCGTCAGTTAATCCAGAGCTAAGCTTCTGCTTCAGGAGTGTCGTAGTCTGACTGACTCTATTTCAGGTTCTCTTATCTGTAGTACTGATGACAAGAAAAGGAGTAAGCCTAGGTCACTGTGCTTAAAAATACCAATACTCGATCAAATGAAgaatgctagaaaaaaaaaaaagctgtagtaATAACATCTTTTGGGTAGCTTTCCAGTAATTAGAGACTTAGACTTAACCGCAGCGATTACGAGATTAGACCCTTTTCATAAACCTGCAGTTCAGAAAGCTAGTTTTTACCATTTTGCTATGCTAAGATTAAAACTTACTGTATTAACATGTAAAAACCTGTCATTTTGACTTAAGACTAAGTAGATCAGGACAATGTTTTAACCAGTGCACAAAATGAGGGCAGGAGAGAGGGGCAGAGAAAAGGTTATAAAGGTCTGAACTCATCCTCCGTTTTTCATTCCCTTCACGGTATTACGTGGCCCAACTCCAAACTTGGCTCTCTTTAAAGAGGAGATTTCCCGAAGGTAGAGCAAATGACTAAACCAATTTTTCCTCTTATCTGCAGTGCCTAACGTGTATGTACTAAAGGCAGGTGCTGGGCTGATGGCCTTGCCCTGTAAATGAAACTCTGCTAACAGTACGCTATTAATGGCTTTGTGGAAGAAAGTATGAGATAGAACACAAAGGGCCAAGTGTAGATAAATAAAATACGTGCACATTTCCTTTGGATTCTAACTGCCAGCGTTGTGCAAACAGCCAGAATGCCCCTCCTGTTTACCTGAAGAGTATTGTCTTTAGAAAAGAGATCAGACTACCAAACAGAGGTGTtgatttattgttgtttttaagatcCTTTTATAAAGGTTATTTATTATTAAGATCCTTAGCGTTCGCTGTTAGGATCAGCTCCGTGGCCCTCACCTGGCCAATTTCGTGGCATTACAAGGCCATGAGGTAGCCAAGGCACCCTCAGGTTCCCTCCTCCGTGCTCGTAGCACACCTCAGCGAGTTACAGAGCGTAAGACTACAGCTACCCTGTGGGCTGactcctctctttctctctttcagagCATCCCAGGAGTTGGTCAGAAGTGTTACCTGCAGTTCACTACCGAAGACTACAGAAGCAGGGTAAGTTTGCAGTCCCCCCCGTTTCCTCTTACTGTGTGCATTACATGAAGTCCAACTCCTTCAGAACAAAGTATATTTAAGGGCTTCTGTAAATGGAACTTAGGCCTTACTTTCATGGCTGTACCTTCCCAGCACGGGCCGTGGTTTGCAGGCACTGCAGTTAGCTGCTTTGCTCACTGCCTGCAGAGGCTGTCCTGCCTATGTCACATCAAGCAGCCAAGCTTCTGAGTCAGACCTTGTGGTGATCCAAACTCAGTGTCACAGTATGGTCCTCGTTATCCCGTTGTAGCTCCTGTTGTGTCCACGCACCAAAGAGAGTAAATATTGACAGTTGCTTCGTTTTTACTTATAACTCTCTTTCCATTCATTCTGTCACAGTTGTCGCTAGCAATTTAACTATAAGCATATCTCTTTCTATTGCACGCTTCTTATACAATTCAAATTATATTTAgaatttaatcacagaatcattaaggtcagaaaagacctccaagatcatcttgtccaaccgTCCCCATACCAAtgttacccactaaaccatgtccctaagtactaCATAATATgaagcatttttgtttcaagGCAGAAGTATCATACAATCAAAGTCCCCATTATCAGTTAATATTATTTCTTGAGAATTTGCAGATGAATTTCCAAGATGACTTGGTGCATTTCTGctacattttaattattatatttaaaaaaaaatcagtttagtCTTGTGGTTTTAACTTCTTTACctttctggagggaaaaaaaagatatcctTCTAAAGGCTTTCTGTGACCTCTGTATAGCTTCATACGAAGTGTCTCATGTACTTAATCCATACATATACTTGACATGTTAATGCCAAGATATTCTTTTAAGAATGTGTTGCtggtaaataaaacattaattaaagATAAGTTTTAAATTCTACCTTTATAGGAAaatgctgggagctgccttgCTACAGTCTTGTATCCGAAGAAAAAGTCTCCGCCTGCTGTCAATATCAAGTGCATAAACACCAAAGACCAGAAGCAAATCCAAGAAGAGGACAACAGATTATACCAAAAACTTAAGCGCCAAACCAAACCGATAACTGGAAGCAATATTCCAGGTATGCTCCTCCAAATAATCAGCTGTGTTTCATTTCACATCAAAGAGTTTGGACACTAGAGGATACAAACAAACATGCGtgtgttttaaaaagcagaaacacgCAGTGGAACCCCAAAACTATAAAGCTATCAAAACAACTGCCTTGCCAGCAGTTCCTGGGGAGAAAAAGACCTTCCATGTTTAGCAACGGTGGGAGTCACCACAATGTTGTGAGGGTGTTCtggatttaaaaacaagaccATGCAATTTTACAGTAAAGTGAATGCAAAATGTCCTCAAGTAGTATCAACTGCCTCAACACACACCTTCCCCAGCTGTGGACAGAAATTCACAAGGGACGACCAACAGAATTTTTCCATCCTGGAAACCAAGCGCCCTGCTCTCTCCATTCCTTCAGGTGGCAATGACCTCTGTTGTTGTGGACACTGGGTTCCTCACCTCCCCGTGGGGAACCTGTGAGTAATGTCTCTTGGAAATTTTCACTTCCATCATGCTCTCATAGTTCTGTGGTTGCAGTAGGTTTAGCACCAGTTCATTCTCCTCCCTGTTCAAGATTGTAACGTGTCTGAAAAAAGAACCAATTCGCAGGCGTAGTACTATGCCAGGCAAAAGTGCTCTGTGGTTGTTGGTTTTTCTGAGGAACAGCCAgaattaatcatttttatattactGTCTTTCAGACAGCTTTGGAAATATTGAACCTGCCCTTGAGCCAGTGTGGGCTTTGGCTGTTGCTGGCAGCAGCTACATGATGTGGGAGAAATCAACAGAGAAAGTGGGTTACTTCATGACACAAGTCAAGTCTGTGAAGCAGTGGGTAAGTGAAGTGGAAATTCCACGTCTGCCTTGCAGAAGCTGACAGTCTGTCGAGCAGAAGATAAAACGGCTGTCAGCAGCCTCACACACTGCAACGGGTGTGATTCTTCCAAAATCCCAGCGGCTTCACAACATACAAGTATCTCCatcagaataaattattttgccaATCCAGGTTTTGGCAGAAAAAACTTAGTCATTTGGATAAAATTTGGTCTTCCTTGTTCGCATGAGTGGGTCTGTTGGCTTTCTGCAGGTTTAATCAGGAGACAATTTGAACATCTGGTCCTGCAGTTCATCGGCTCCACACTAAGTCACTCCTGGTGCTGTCTGCCCTTCTAGCCCAGCTTACGTGGAGCATCAGTCCAGTTAGTGCTCTCTGGTGCACGTACCTTACACCTACAGCACATGGGATAGGAGTTCCCAAAGCTTTGTTCCTCTCATCCGTGATCAATATACAGTGTGTTCAGTTGTTACTCCCAAGTCGTATAGAATGGCATCTTTCCAAAGTTGATTTCAATAGTCAGCCAAAACTCTCAAATTTATTTGACAGTTAACTCATTTCATTTCCATCTGTGTAAGCCTCATTTCATGTCAGGCTACAGCCACACTGTAGTTAGTGCCTTCAAAGTTCTTACGCAGTGAGTGCTCCTAATTCCCCTTCTGTCCATATACAAGAACCTGTCTTACTCCAGCCAGCTACCATAAGTGAGCCCTATTCATTTCGCTCCCAAAGCAAGCTAACTGCAGTCAAGTAAATCAGGGTAAATTCTGAACTTCACCAATATAACttgtgttcttgtttgtttgttttcctttacatGTCCAGATGAGGAAAGATGATTCCCTTGAGTTTGACTACGTCATCCTGCTCCATGAAATGCCAACACAGGTAAGAACGCATATTCAGATAATGCCTACCTTCaccaacagaaaagcagcatgaagacaataaaagacaaatattttacaatCTGTTCTCCAGGAAATGATTTCGTGTCACATGCGCCTCATTTGGCTTCCTGGTCACCCTCTGAAAGTGAAATACACCTGTGATTCAGAGAATCATCGGCTCGAAGATGGATCTGGAATGGAATCTGGATCGGCTGCTGGAATTATAcgtgaaagggaagaaaacttttaaaagagattGTCAGCTTTACGCACATATTAAATAGAAAGCCTTTGTGTTAATAGGCCTGAAGTTGTGGTAATTCTTCTATACGAGTCTCACTACAGTAAATTTCACTACAGGAAATTCGACTGCTTCCACTAGTCTGTTTGTTccaaaatgaatatatttctcTAAATTCATGTTCTAGAGATCTacctaaaactttgctactatatatatatatatacagataaaCATACACAAGTTGATTTTGTGTCACCAACTTACTGTTACTTATGGTAACATAGTTTGTGAACAAAAGTAATATATTTGGATAAAAATCTTGAGACAAGTGTTAATCTGTCACTAAGAAAtatttgctgactttttttGAGGTAGATATatgctgatttttaatttatctcCAATAAAACAAATACCATTACACATGGTGGAAGCTGGGTTTTCTTTCACGATGCTGCTGACCCTAATTTTCCATCTTCTCCCAGTACAAGGCACTTGAAAGGATGTGGATGAGTAGAGGCAGCAAAACCTCTCCCCACAAAGCCACCCAGAAGCCAGTAACCAGCACCTCCCCTGTCCTAGTCCTGCTGATGCACGGCTCTTCCCTACTCTGTAAGCttacataaaaagaaagtttctTCTCTCGTATTTGTGAAGTCAACTCAAAAAATATTGGTacaagaaaacatgttttgtcATCTTGCCACATCTCTCACCAGTCCAGAACACTGCCAGGCAGCGTTAGTCAGACGGAAATTGGGAATGTTGTCTTAGTCTGTTTGCAGTACAGATGCAATCCTTGCTCTTACCTTCAGGAGTTAACATGAAGGCTCTATCTGGGGGATAGTTAGGCTGGGAGACCTGATAACCCCCCAGATTCAGGTGTTTTACACAGGTGTATCAGTGCCCGATATACTTCTGCTGACAAGCTTTTTGTATCAGCACATAACAGCCATTACAACACATTCAGTGAAGCAGCATTTTACATACTGAGTTTTCTTTTGTCCTAGCAAAACATTTCTCATCAAAAGCATGAGATCAGAGCTTTTAAGGGCAACATTAGTTAAAAAAACTAAACagtgataaaaatatattttagaattaaaacaagaaaatagcaTAGGTTTTGCACTTTGGGGCTCTACTTCAGCAATGCACTTAACCACAAGTTTAATTTCCTTACTGTGTCTTTGCCACTCTCTCCATACCTAGAACAGAGGGTCATGTACAGTCAACTTCCCAGACCAGGATTACTTTGATTCCATATGAATAATGCAACTTAGGGCAGTTAAGCACCCGCACATACTAACTTCTGGGCAAGCAGCAACCCTGTTGGAATACAAAGGCAAAGGCAAAACTTCTACCAACTTCTTTAGGGCCAAGATTTCACTCAATGGATCAGAACCTGAAATGACATAGTTTGCACTGAAGCAAATGCCTTGGTTAAGTCAACGCAGACGGTACCTGTGTTGAGGCTTAGGCTGGTTCACAGTGAAttc
This sequence is a window from Anser cygnoides isolate HZ-2024a breed goose chromosome 9, Taihu_goose_T2T_genome, whole genome shotgun sequence. Protein-coding genes within it:
- the RARRES1 gene encoding retinoic acid receptor responder protein 1, with the protein product MQGLGAALPVLLLLLLSAQLPRPAVAEQPPWAPGVERALDPSSRLAVGAARVALHNYNFHAASPSGLRALGQVRKATVKSIPGVGQKCYLQFTTEDYRSRENAGSCLATVLYPKKKSPPAVNIKCINTKDQKQIQEEDNRLYQKLKRQTKPITGSNIPDSFGNIEPALEPVWALAVAGSSYMMWEKSTEKVGYFMTQVKSVKQWMRKDDSLEFDYVILLHEMPTQEMISCHMRLIWLPGHPLKVKYTCDSENHRLEDGSGMESGSAAGIIREREENF